DNA sequence from the Acidobacteriota bacterium genome:
CCGAGCCGTTCACGAAGCCGGGCTTGCCCTTGCCCTCGACGGCGAGCGTGTAGCCGGCCGGCTCGTCCTGGTCGGTCATGCGGACCGTGCCCTCGTAGCGCCCGGTGATGGCCGCGATGCCGATGGTGAGCGTGGCCCGGTAGGTGTCGTCGCCGGTCGGCTCCATAGCCTCGCAGCCGGGGAGGCAGCCGGCGATGACCTGCGGGTCGATCAGCAGGTCCCAGACCCGTTGCCGGGGCGCGTCGAACGTGTAGGTGGCCGAAACTTCCATGTGATCAGCATACCGCGCAAACGTCGGCGAGGCGGTGCCGGAAGGAAGGGTCAGGCCGGCGTCGGCGCCTGACGCCGGGCCGGGCGGTGCGCGGGCAGGCCGTTCAGGTGGCGGGCCAGCGCCTCGAGACTGGCCAGGTTGTGCACCGGCAGGAAGTCGTCGATCGACGGCAGGGCGGCCAGCATGCCGCGCGTCAGCGGCACGTAGTCGGGCGACCCGAGCAGCGGGTTCAGCCAGATCAGGCGATGGCACGAGCGCTGGAGCCGCGCGATCTCCGCTCGCAGGCAACCCGGCTCGCCGCGGTCCCAGCCGTCGGATATCAGGAGCACGATCGGACCCTGGCCCCGTACCCGCCGAGCCCAATCGACGTTGAACGTCCGCAACGCGTCGCCGAT
Encoded proteins:
- a CDS encoding carbon monoxide dehydrogenase subunit G, with the translated sequence MEVSATYTFDAPRQRVWDLLIDPQVIAGCLPGCEAMEPTGDDTYRATLTIGIAAITGRYEGTVRMTDQDEPAGYTLAVEGKGKPGFVNGSAEVALAETDGGARTSVAVTGRAQVGGTIARVGQRLLGGVSKMMMDRFFACLQERASAAGGGS